A stretch of Corynebacterium timonense DNA encodes these proteins:
- the secE gene encoding preprotein translocase subunit SecE, whose amino-acid sequence MTDPNAQNAARPTGKRQLHGASPVSSSSYDDKRPERREPEGDDSPGGGVVTFPAEVVGEMRKVIWPTGKQMVNYTLIVFAFLIVLTALVWSVDWAASWVVEQAFVR is encoded by the coding sequence GTGACAGACCCCAACGCACAGAACGCGGCGCGTCCGACCGGCAAGCGCCAGCTTCATGGCGCCTCTCCCGTCTCCTCCTCGTCTTACGACGACAAGCGCCCCGAGCGGCGCGAGCCCGAGGGGGATGACTCGCCCGGTGGGGGCGTGGTTACGTTCCCCGCCGAGGTCGTCGGCGAGATGCGCAAGGTCATCTGGCCGACCGGGAAGCAGATGGTCAACTACACGCTGATCGTGTTCGCCTTCCTGATCGTCCTCACCGCCCTCGTGTGGTCCGTGGACTGGGCCGCCAGCTGGGTAGTTGAGCAAGCTTTCGTCCGTTAG